Genomic window (Oryza sativa Japonica Group chromosome 3, ASM3414082v1):
ATACAAGCAAGAGAGAGCTGAAATTTCTGAATCCATATCCCtcccaccaaacaaaaatttctCCCCCAAAAAACCGGTATTTCTGACCAAGCCGCCCATATAAGCTTCAGTACTCCTTGCAGCGAGCATACTGAACAGACAGATCACCATGGCTTCCATCAAGCTTGCTCTCCCAATGGCTCTCCTGCTGTGTGGTAGCTAcctcttcatcatcatcttcttcttcctccggttcTTCCTCATCGCTCCCGCGTtcaacccgtcacagatgatgttATTTCTCTGAAATTCTTGCAGGACTCATGGTGATTGGATCCATACAGAGCGCCGAGGCACAAGGGGGGAAGTTTTGCCCCCAGTTCTGCTACGACGGCCTCGAGTACATGACGTGCCCGTCGACGGGAAGCCAGCACCTGAAACCGGCGTGCAACTGCTGCATCGCCGGCGAGAAAGGCTGCGTCCTCTACCTGAACAACGGGCAAGTGATAAACTGCACTTGAAAGTCAGGAGCTGttgtttcttcagttcttgCATGGTCACTTGCTGCTGAATAAATATTCTCCCTGGAAGGCTGGAACTGTCTCTTCAGTTCTTGCATGTTCAGAGAAGATTTGTACTGCTGCAGAATAAATGTCTCCCTGGTGTGATATATAATACCattggaaaaaataaaattctcgTGGCTACCTCTGGTTTATGAATTCACATTTTCACCGGAAGATAAGACGCAAAGTCACACTGCGTTGTGGCAGAGTTAAGTTTATAGGAAGCAGATAATGAATGGCAGAACTGCACCACATTTGATTATGCTAGGAACTAACGTCTCAACACAATTGTGtaatatcatcatcatctttCTACCGACGCCCAAAAGGGCAAAGCTATGCAATACAACATACTGTTACAAAACAAGAAACAGATAAAACACACAGCACTAGTATAAACACAACTACAATCCAGAGAGTTTTCCTTCAACGAAATTATTGTAAAGCGTTTCTAACTGATTATGCATCTAGCATAATCAAAACATATAGGAGTATCATACATGGGCACATATGGTGATTACCGCCGAAAttagtttgtttaataatatccaattctttgattaaatttaaatatctaCATCATGTAACTGATACAGTACTGAAAAGATGTTTCTTTCCCCACCTTGAATTGCTAAACTTTCAGTTGCTTAACTCAAGAGGATGAATTTCACTTTACAGTTCATTTCCATGCATTGAAAAATGTTCACAAGCAAAAAGGTGTGTATATTAAATCAACATATCTTGTCAAAAATGGTAAAACAATAAGGATGTTTCCATCAGATCAAAACATTAGTCAGATTATGACAGTTAACACAGATCTGATCAATATTCAGCTATCTAACCTATATGAAAGATGATCAGGTCCAGTTGAGTGAGAGTTTAAGCATGACAAGTGGTGTCTTCAGAATTGGTGGTACACTAACTTTACACACAAAAATGTTGTGACCGCCCATATACACTGCATTTGTAGGCACTCTAATGAAGCTTATCATATGTACGCTGTACGCAGTGAGCATCAATAATAATTGCAAGTAAAGAGTTTCCATTTCTTTGTCCACAAAAAAACTGCATGACACTTATCTATTTTGTGTATTCACGCCACATACAAACTCGGAGATTTCACAGAACTGAGTGATTCTTTCGGGGCTTAAGTAAAGATGGGTTTGGTGCCATCTTGTGACCTGACAAAATATGCAACTGCCTGAATGCAAAGATGCAAGAGGTAGACAGACTATTCTAATATAAACTATTTGAAGAATGAAGGCTACATAATTCCCCTACTGGCTACTGCTTGCACCATATTCCCAGATGATACATTTCATAAGTATTATAAACTATGGAGTACATTAAAGCACTCAAACAATTGTTTCAACCAACTACCCTCTAGATGAAAACCTATGTTCTAGCTCAAATAGTAACACTGTGTGAAATGATATAAGTTCTTCCCCTGTCATGGCTCGGCCAATGTCCATGACATCCCCTGATACATATACTAATTTCCATGACATTGGTAGCTCGGCCAATGTCCATGACATCCCCTGATTCTAGTTCAAATAATAACACTGTGCTAAATGATAAAAATTCTTAAAAACCACACTTCCCCTGATTGCAACTTCACATATCCTAATTTGCAAAAGAGCTACCCAAACTCCATGTCTTTTCACCACAACTGCAACAATTTAAAACTGCATCATCGATATCCTCTCTTCAAGAAACATCCTTTCCATTACTGATACATATACTGATAAGTGAAAGACCATTTTTACCAGTATATGATCCCCCCAAAAAAAGCATTATCGCTACATTTGATAAGATAGAAACCCACTGTTAATCCGCTAGTTTGCTCTGCTTTCATTAAAAAGATATCTTTGCCGTACAATCAAACAGACAGTCAAGAGACAGAGCTCAAAGCTCTGGTACTGTACTGAGCCTATGAACACATAGCTCAAAACTCCAAGGTTCAAAAGGAATTTCCACTAACAAATGAGAAAATCCCCATAGTGAATTTCGTTAATTATTGATTCCTAGGTCTCAAAATTCTCTCTTTTACTTCATACAAGAAACAGAAACAAATCAAGAAACGAAGCCATACATAGCTCTCGTGCTCTCATTCGAGAACAATCTTGGCGCCAATAGCTCGCATCTTCTCGGCGAtgctctccgcctcctccttggGGACTCCCGCCTTCAGCACGGCCGGCGCCTTCTCCACGAGCTCCTTCGCCTCCTTGAGGCCCAGATTCGTGAACGCCCTCAGCTCTTTGATGATCTTGAGCttcgcggcggcgtcgaagccCTCCAGCTTCACGTCGAACGCCATCTTCTcctccttcgccttcgcctcctcgccggccgccccggtggccgccccgccgccagcGAGCGGGGCCGCGCCGCCGGTGAGGATGGCCAGCGGAGGGAGCTGGTCGACGCCGAGGCGGCCGCGGAGGGCGTCGGTGAGGGAGGAGGCCTCGATGAGGGTGAGGCCGCAGATCTCGTCTACGAGCGCGGAGACGCGCGGGGTCGGGGTTACGGTTGAGAAGGCGGcgaccgcaccgccgccgccgccgccgccgccggcggacgggcgggcggaggggaggaggcggcggaggtggaggaggcgggaaGCCATTGTTAGGGTtttgggaggagagagaggggtgatGCAGTGGTGTGCCTactggagaagaaga
Coding sequences:
- the LOC4334015 gene encoding proteinase inhibitor type-2 CEVI57 is translated as MASIKLALPMALLLCGLMVIGSIQSAEAQGGKFCPQFCYDGLEYMTCPSTGSQHLKPACNCCIAGEKGCVLYLNNGQVINCT
- the LOC4334016 gene encoding uncharacterized protein, giving the protein MASRLLHLRRLLPSARPSAGGGGGGGGAVAAFSTVTPTPRVSALVDEICGLTLIEASSLTDALRGRLGVDQLPPLAILTGGAAPLAGGGAATGAAGEEAKAKEEKMAFDVKLEGFDAAAKLKIIKELRAFTNLGLKEAKELVEKAPAVLKAGVPKEEAESIAEKMRAIGAKIVLE